The following DNA comes from Corallococcus caeni.
GAGCGCCCGGGGGCAGCCTGTCGCGGAGCGCGGAGTGGGACAGCACCAGGCCCGCGCGAGAGTCCTCGAGCATGAGGGCGAGGCGCTCGGAGGGGTAGGCGGGGTCGAGGGGGACGTAGGCGCCACCGGCGCAGAGGATGGCGAGGAGGCTGGTGACGAGCTCGTCGGAGCGCTGGAGGAAGACGCCGACGGTGACTTCGGGGCCGACGCCCAGCAGGCGCAGGTGGTGGGCGAGGCGGCAGACGCGCTCGGAGAGGGAGCGGAAGGAGAGCTGCGTCTGCGA
Coding sequences within:
- a CDS encoding AMP-binding protein, translating into SQTQLSFRSLSERVCRLAHHLRLLGVGPEVTVGVFLQRSDELVTSLLAILCAGGAYVPLDPAYPSERLALMLEDSRAGLVLSHSALRDRLPPGA